Part of the Chloroflexota bacterium genome is shown below.
GCGCTGCCTGGCGCTGAAGATGTGGACCACGATGTCACCGAAGTCCAGGAGCATCCAGCCCGAATCCGGCTGGCCCTCCCGGTGGTTGGACTTCAGCCCTGCCTTCGTCAGCTCCTCGTCCACCTCATTGGCGATGGCCGAGAGCTGGCGCGGGTTATCCGCCGTGCAAATGACGAAGTA
Proteins encoded:
- the rsfS gene encoding ribosome silencing factor, with product MPKRKKLTIVDLAKKAVEAASDKQAADIVLLDLHGLASFTDYFVICTADNPRQLSAIANEVDEELTKAGLKSNHREGQPDSGWMLLDFGDIVVHIFSARQRRYYDLEAVWKEAPALVRMQ